One segment of Rubripirellula amarantea DNA contains the following:
- a CDS encoding DUF4339 domain-containing protein translates to MTDWFIQRDNAHEDIGPLRPKELLDLVREGKVIRTTMIRKDDSTWFEAGQVGGLFEAAMRPTIEFFCPQCEHEVTEPPVVCNYCGREIYKAITKITENSITPGNDHSITGQAGRSVRNWLKKKKIAKDDDEKPNTP, encoded by the coding sequence GTGACTGATTGGTTCATCCAGCGCGATAACGCCCACGAAGACATAGGTCCCCTTCGTCCCAAGGAACTTCTAGATTTGGTGCGTGAGGGCAAGGTGATTCGAACCACGATGATTCGCAAAGATGATTCGACATGGTTTGAAGCCGGACAAGTCGGCGGTTTATTTGAAGCAGCAATGCGGCCAACGATCGAGTTCTTCTGCCCACAATGCGAACACGAAGTCACCGAACCACCGGTTGTTTGCAACTATTGCGGACGCGAAATTTACAAGGCGATCACAAAGATCACCGAGAACTCCATCACACCTGGAAACGACCACTCGATCACGGGACAAGCAGGTCGTTCGGTTCGCAACTGGCTTAAAAAGAAGAAGATCGCAAAGGATGACGACGAGAAGCCCAATACGCCCTAA
- a CDS encoding PH domain-containing protein has translation MSEPDGQPKPIDQADVTQAPPSRPTAGEKFQDSIAAKKQAELDHDEAEETVWTGGFSPKAMVGTWLAMALLSVLILVLAGLFEPFTWMMAIGAIVVLWAVGAIRYAARRLGYHYELTNQRFIHQSGILHRQTDRIEVIDIDDVSFNQGPIERMFDVGTINLTGSDRTHPSLTMLGIANVRNVSGLIDDIRRKERRRRSLHIESI, from the coding sequence ATGTCTGAACCCGATGGTCAGCCAAAACCTATCGATCAAGCTGACGTTACACAAGCACCACCAAGTCGCCCAACCGCAGGTGAGAAGTTTCAAGATTCGATTGCCGCCAAGAAGCAAGCCGAACTGGATCACGACGAAGCCGAAGAAACCGTCTGGACTGGTGGCTTTAGCCCCAAAGCAATGGTGGGCACATGGCTAGCGATGGCTTTGTTATCCGTTTTGATTTTGGTTTTGGCTGGACTGTTTGAACCCTTCACGTGGATGATGGCGATTGGTGCAATCGTTGTGCTTTGGGCAGTGGGGGCAATTCGTTATGCCGCGCGCCGACTTGGGTATCACTACGAACTAACCAACCAGCGTTTTATCCACCAATCCGGCATTCTTCATCGCCAAACGGACCGCATCGAGGTCATCGACATCGACGACGTCAGTTTCAATCAGGGCCCTATCGAACGAATGTTTGATGTCGGTACCATCAATCTTACCGGCAGTGACCGAACACACCCAAGCTTGACAATGCTTGGAATTGCAAATGTACGGAACGTTTCGGGCTTGATCGATGACATACGTCGAAAAGAACGCCGTCGTCGTAGCCTTCACATTGAATCCATCTGA